The proteins below come from a single Zea mays cultivar B73 chromosome 8, Zm-B73-REFERENCE-NAM-5.0, whole genome shotgun sequence genomic window:
- the LOC103636504 gene encoding Probable protein phosphatase 2C 9 — MAEICCEEAKSTPATAVAAASVSATAAAAAAVAVASSALERRRRRLEMRRFRVAGDPEAPVAEDVRAAKRQRLARTLSSTCPDAGSGSGSDSDRPALPERLPRYGVTSVCGRRREMEDTVSVRPDFVPGTSKQHFFGVFDGHGCSHVATMCQNMMHEVVADEHRKADCSGEETAWKAVMERSFARLDEQAASWATSRSRDEPSCRCEQQKPLRCDHVGSTAVVAVVSPTHVVVANAGDSRAVLSRAGVPVPLSVDHKPDRPDELARIKAAGGRVIYWDGARVLGVLAMSRAIGDGYLKPFVSSEPEVTVTERTDDDECLILASDGLWDVVTNEMACEVVRACFHSNGPPAPAARANGAALRAAENGSAAAKGVSVEDSDKACSDAAMLLAKLALARRSADNVSVVVVDLRRGI, encoded by the exons ATGGCCGAGATCTGCTGCGAAGAAGCCAAGTCCACGCCGGCGACCGCCGTGGCTGCGGCTTCAGTCTCCGCCACGGCCGCTGCGGCCGCCGCCGTGGCAGTGGCCTCCTCGGCGTTAGAGAGGAGGCGACGCAGGTTGGAGATGAGGAGGTTCCGCGTCGCGGGCGATCCCGAGGCGCCGGTCGCGGAGGACGTCCGCGCCGCCAAGCGGCAGAGGCTGGCGCGCACGCTGTCCAGCACCTGCCCCGACGCGGGCTCAGGCTCGGGCTCGGACTCCGACAGGCCTGCCCTACCGGAGCGGTTGCCCAGGTACGGGGTCACCTCCGTCTGCGGCCGACGCCGCGAGATGGAGGACACGGTCTCCGTTAGGCCGGACTTTGTGCCCGGCACCAGCAAACAGCACTTCTTCGGCGTCTTCGACGGCCACGGCTGCTCCCAC GTAGCAACCATGTGCCAGAACATGATGCACGAGGTGGTCGCGGACGAGCACAGGAAGGCAGATTGTTCTGGCGAAGAGACGGCGTGGAAGGCCGTGATGGAGAGGAGCTTCGCGCGACTGGACGAGCAGGCCGCCAGCTGGGCGACCAGCCGCAGCCGCGACGAGCCCTCCTGCAGGTGCGAGCAGCAGAAGCCCTTGCGTTGCGATCACGTGGGGTCCACCGCCGTGGTCGCCGTCGTCAGCCCCACCCACGTTGTCGTCGCCAACGCCGGCGACTCCCGCGCCGTCCTATCCCGCGCCGGCGTCCCCGTTCCGCTGTCCGTCGACCACAAG CCTGACCGGCCTGACGAGCTGGCGCGCATCAAGGCGGCGGGCGGCCGCGTCATTTACTGGGACGGTGCTCGTGTTCTcggcgtcctcgccatgtctcgaGCCATAG GCGACGGATACCTGAAGCCGTTCGtgtcgtcggagccggaggtaacgGTGACGGAGCGCACCGACGACGACGAGTGCCTGATCCTGGCCAGCGACGGCCTGTGGGACGTCGTGACCAACGAGATGGCGTGCGAGGTCGTCCGCGCGTGCTTCCACAGCAACGGTCCGCCGGCGCCGGCCGCTCGGGCGAACGGCGCGGCCCTCCGGGCAGCCGAGAACGGATCCGCGGCCGCCAAGGGCGTGAGCGTGGAGGATTCCGACAAGGCGTGCTCCGACGCGGCCATGCTGCTGGCGAAGCTGGCGCTGGCCCGGCGGAGCGCCGATAATGTTAGCGTGGTCGTCGTGGATCTCCGCCGGGGGATATGA